The DNA segment TGCCTGTAACATACAACAAAAACCCTCAGGCCTCAACAATCAATAAACTCAGCAACcaatgacaaaaataaattaagctcAGCAACAAAAAAGATCACCAAATAAATCATGAATAGAATAACAATAAGCTCAGCAAGCAAATAATAACctcaaaaaaaatcatgaacagaaaattagaaataacaaCCAAATCACGAATAGAGTAACAATAAGCTCAACAAACAATAAGCTCAGCAAACAAATAATAACCTaggaaaaaaaatcatgaagagaaaataagaaaaaataaataaatctattCCAGCAAATAATAACCTTAGAAAATCCAGCTAATCAGCAAATGAATTACTAACAAATTACTAGCAATAACCTAAGCTAATCCAGCTAATCAAAAATCAacttctaaaccctaaaccagcAAGCAGATGCCAAGGAAATGGCTGCAAAGTTTGTGAACAGAGTATTAGTTATCGGCGGCGAGGAGAAAGGCGAGCAACTGCAACGGCAGAGGAGGCGACACTGGCGAACACAGAGAAGGCGagtagagaagaagagaggagcGATGGGGGCTGTGGTGATCAAACCCATCGCTGCGGTGGCTACAGAACGCATAAAGCAGCTACTCAATTTGTGGTTTCTATGGACTATGGTCCtcagagaagaagagaggagcGATGGGTTTGTGTCTTTGTGAAGAGAGGAGCGATGGCTTCTAACGAACAGGCATTAAAATGACGAGAGAGGGGATGAGGGTGCGCGTGGCTGGGCAGGCACTATGgttctcttatttcttttaaccCTAACTTAGGAACTTAGAAGATAACGAGGAGGGAATGGAGAAATTTGGGGGGACACTCTTTAGATGCATTCACTTTTCCGattagataataatattataagacAATACAAATATATCAGTATAAGTTAAAATGATATTGTACAGCTAAAtacatttctttaattttattggtttttctaaaattaatcatcacattattaataagaaaaatccaCAACGAAGAtgaaatttcatattttatatatagtaaCAATATAAGGAAAATGCACACAAACAGACACACACGAAAGTGTTGATTACAAAAAAACTTAATTgattatctaattttatatgAAAGTTTACGTGAATggaatttattaaaatttataaaaataataattactttAAGAGTTAAGAATGTAACTGCCAtgctatttaataaaaatacttgtaTTTATTCAACTTTTGTGATGAATGCTGAATGGTTTGAGTAATTTTTAAGGTGTGGCAATACAAAAAATTGAACGTTGATGTAATCTTTTTTTGCCGTATGTATatacattaaattaattatattcttaAAAATGGATTtgctaaatataaattaaataataataataaagataatttatttaaataaaataattagcttTCATAAAATAATGTATGCTGAATGGGGAAATTTTGGGGGGATGAGGGAATTTTGGACGATGCCGTTTTGTACAGGGTATCctatggtcacccttttttAAGAAACTGTGATCATAGACTCTTTTAGGTCACCTtccaaaactgtgaccatagatacTTTTAGGTCATTCTTAAAAATCGTGACTATAGActcttttaggtcaccctttcaaaaaatcgtgaccatagactcttTTAGGCCACTCaccaaaactgtgaccataaacccctttaggtcacccccaaaatcgtgaccatagactcttttaggccaccctttaaaaccgtgaccatagataccTTTAGGTCACTCtcaaaaactgtgaccatagacccttttaggtcaccctttcaaaaaatcgtgaccatagatcctTTTTGACCACTcaccaaaaccgtgaccatagacttctttaggccacccccaaaaccgtgaccatagactcttttaggccacccccaaaaccgtgaccatataCTAATTTAGGTCACccctcaaaaccgtgaccatagacccttttaggtcaccgttttttgaaaaaccgtgaccatagacccttttttgtcactgtaaaaaaccgtgatcatagatccctttaggtcacccctaaaaccgtgaccatagatccttttaggccacccccaaaaccgtgaccatagaccactTTATGtcaccccccaaaaccgtgatcATAGACCATTTTAGGTCaccattttttgaaaaatcatgaccatacacccttttttgtcactgtaaaaaatcgtgaccatagattcctttaggtcaccccccaaaactgtgaccatagacccttttaggccatccttttttaaaaaaccgtgaccatagctttttttgtcacggtaaaaaaccgtgaccatagactctCTATGGTCATGATTTTTTACCGTGACCAAAAAACCGTAGCCATATACCCAAAATGTTGTAGTGCAACTAGACAGAATCAACTTGCTTTACTTGTAATCAAGCATTTTTTATACATAGTGCTCAAATTCAAAATTGCAGAAGtgcacaaattcaaaagaaaatgagtTAAATTGAAAACAAGGTAATTTTATGATAGCAGTAATTTCCTAATTTAAATAGTTAACTTATATAATAGTAAATAGTAAATAGTAAAATGTGAATTATATAATACTGGAATTACATGAATAGTTGTATTTCATGATAACAGTAATTTTCTCAGACTTAAACTGCAGTATACAAAACTAACCAAGAACAGAACAATTAAAACTATTTCAGATCTGCAAGGATCACTTGACTTGTTATATGAACCAAACACTTGAAATCCTCAACCACATGTTACTTGCACAAGTGATGTGAATACACAAtttcatatataacaataacgAGTGTATGATTGATCTTATGTTCTTACATACTAATAAAAAGGAATGCAATGCATCTCATATTAGATAATCACACAGTTCAAACTCCAAGTCATTCCTAATTACTCTCTCCAAACCTTAATTTACAgcataaattacacttaataaataaaatattaagaatataaaaaattaatcaattagCTCTAGTTGATAAAACTAAACAGCTATGCTTAAAGCACGAATGTATTGAATTAACACTAAAACCATAGGATATGTCACATGCAAATTAGATATGATAAATAGgaagaaaattaacaaaaaaaaaaaaaagaaagagatgatTCTGAAAAACAATGCACTAAGAAAGAAGGAGAGttttggagaaaaaaaattaaaaagtattgaAAGATAACCCGAGAAAAATTAGAGATGAACTCAAACACTGTCGTCTTGGCTGAGGATTGTTGTGAAAGAGAGGTGATTGCCTTCAAGTTGTTCTAGCACCTGCAAAAAAATAGACAACaactttaattataaataaaaagaaaaactaaaagaagaagCAATGCAAGGCGAATCTTAGCAGCTCTCGTAAGACGATCTCCACTCTCATCCACAGGGATATTGAGAACGAGCTTCTGCATCTTAATCTCTCTCATTGGATTCGCAAATTTTTTCTTCGAAGcctgttaaaattttttgagaatatattatatctaaatttgattcttttgtcattttttaaacttttttattaaatttatttgtcatttatatcttaaaattattttctagtAATATAAACTTTTGAATATTAATCAATTTAGTAAGCAGTAATTCGTAATTCGTAAgttgtaaataataataataataataataattttgttgtccTGTATcttaagaatatattttaagaatataataaaaaaattaattttttaatgtattaaaaatttaaaaataatttaataagtatacactaaaattaattaataaaataatatatattaaaaataaattaaattatatataatatattaataattaattttaattagtatacaattaatatttttaacatgtaTCTTCATGAAACATAAGATAACAAAATCCAAGCTAGGAAACATAGAAAAAGCTAAGTCAACTGACGATGACTCTCTCACTGCACAAAGACTTTAAGATGGAGTTAGTATCAGCTAACATGTTGGCccagttaattaattaagagaTCAAATTGATCTGCTAGTTTTTAATTTGGAGTAGAGATATTTGTTTGTACTGTCTATTTGTTGGACTAGCTAGCTAAGggagaattatttttattcacaaATTATGTGAAACTCTCACCATATACAATGATATGGATATTATACCCAAGTATACAGTCTAGTAATATAGTTTGCTTCTGTTAACAACTTAACATCCATCCACCACTACCTATAAATTTTGGTGTAGCATATAATGCAATACCGtacattttttttccttttttgagtTTTCAGCTTTACatcttgttagttgttattagttattcaagatattaatttttaaatatttaaaataagagACCAACAAAGAAAGGAATTATTTATCAGTTAATATTAactagtttttattttcttaactcATAATAACATCTAAATAAACATTCAAAATTATGAATAGaaaacatataaattaaaatctcACCAAAAGAACAtcgaaaagtaaaataaaaatctgtCAGATTCATTTTAATTCAtacattcaaaatttaaaataaaaaaatccaaaacttATTAAAAATATCTAGAAGTATTTATTGTGAAGCACATAAAACAGATGGGTAGAACGAAGGCTCCAAATTAAACGGCAAGAAAGAGTAAGAGAAGAGATAAGAGAGAGAAGGGTatgagaggaggaagaagaagatatcagagagaccataagaagagaaagaggaagagagaaTGGCCGAAGAAGAGAATACTATAGAAAGAGAGAGGAGTTGAGAGGAagctaataaaaaagatattaaccAAAAAATAGTTAGTAATGTTGGCAACAAACCCTACATAATAAGTGTTTATTCTGgcatattttttctaatataaaataaaaaattaattaatttctaaaacatgattttttaattttatttttcgaaatacGATTTTTTTTGTACATTAAGGGCAAGTTCGTTGCACCCCAACGAACTTCATATAAATTATGAAGTTCGCCGCATCTTCGACAAACTCTATGtcagatttttaaaataaaagtatgtcTGTTGGAGAGTGGATTAGAGAACCACAATTTTGTTGTCCACTTTTGTTCTCATTACTGACATTTTTTCTCTATAATGTCAAGGAATTTATTGTTATCCATTCATTACGATGGTAAAATAGTGTATGATGAAAAATGTTCTATCGTTTTTAGATTGGGACAACCGATAATTACCTATATGACACTGAAAGTCAACAGTCTAACAGCGTTGAAGAATCAGATATTACATTCCGTCGGATAACAAGAggcaaaaagggtgaaaaaaatttactacAGATATATCCTATCGAAGTAGATGgcagtttattttataaaaggtATATTACAGTTGTCTTGTCTCTGTTGCTAGTATATTTGTTAGACCACAGTtgtgaaaaatatttctattgttttgaATTAGGTATCGTTTACGTGACGAAGAGGACGTACGATTTATAAGGTCTTGGCACAACCGATGGACAAATGTTCATCTGTTAGAATTATTCGTGTTTTTCGTTGAGTTGGGTGGCCAAAGATCATTTACAGATACTGTCGATGCTAGTCTGTTGAGTGGAGCTGTTAGACGAACTATCAGAAGGACGATGGTGGATCTAAATATGCCACCTAAAGGTAGTCAAGAGGGATCTAATGTTGAAGTTCGTAATGCTGACTTGATGGATGACAATGTTGAAAGCCATGAGGGTTCTGCTATTAGGGATCCGATGATGGATCGGTATGAAGTTAACCCTGATGACGGAGATGATGCTGATGAAGAGATGAACTACTACGATGACACACAAATTGCTCTGACACAAGCTGCCATTTCTCGACCATATGACCGGCCGATCATTTCACTATGTTGAATCTCGATGCAATGACTTCGGATTGATCATTTACTCCCCCGAAAAGGATCAAAGCAACAAGTTCGAAGTTGGACAACAATTtaagaacaaagaagaagtgATGTTGGCAGTTAAGCGGTACAACATTAGAAGAATTGTGGAGTACAAAATAGTAGAGTGACCAGTTGAGGTATAATACACTATTATATCCAGGTTTATATAGTCTGCCGAACTCATCCTAGAGTTCGCCAGGGTACGATGAACTTGtcctaattacaaaaaaaaaatcgtattctaaaaaataaaactaaaaaattttgtttcgaaagctaaataattttttattttatttaaaaaaaattaatttattctagtgtttataattttgtgtttaatttattaaaaaattaatatttaatttaaaaatataaaagctagtaaattttaaaattttatatgaattaactattaatttaatattaaaaaattcaagcgtttaaattttttttagaaaatttaaccagttactataaaaaatattttaaaaaaaagtacttGATATCaaattgtcaaattttaagaataaaattatatcaaaatctTAAGTATAAAGTAGTTTTTTAATATTGGGACTACTTGCTCTGATCCGTACCCATCAAGTTGATGAGCAGTTAAAGGCAATTAATGCTTCTTCATTTTCATAGCCAACAAGTTTTTACCATGTGGAGAACAAGGATGCTGAGTTGGAGATTTAAAGAATTTCTCAGGGTTTCCATTAGATAATATCCAATTAATGTTGGATACACTATTCCAACTGCAAAGTTGAAAAGTCCTCCATTCTCCACCACCTTCCACTCCTATATATAGAGCACAGTTTCTCACTATTTTTCTCATCCTTCACTACTGAACACATAATACGACTTAATTTAAATTCTAGTACTGAAAAATGGGTTCAAGAGAAGCAATACTCATGCTTGGCCTCTTGGCCATTGTTCTTATCTCTTCAGAAGTGGCTGCTAGAGACTTACCTGAGGCTTCACTTAACAAGGGTAAATTTTTGCTTTCTACATTAATTGTACTTCCcataaacaataatataataaacaatggcattttttaaataattttagtatCAGAATGCCGTACTTAAATAATGatattactaataaaaaatattatgtgaatTTATTGAAGTATTTATTACATAATATAAGAATCTTTACTTATTATATTAtgtaatcattaaaaaaaattcagatcagtttttcaagaaaaaaaataactgaTAAGTCCAGACAATATCCATATTTAGAGATACTATGACTAAAACATGGTATTTTATTAATGTAGgtgttatatatatttcaattattttagAGTTTTGTGAGTTATTGGTTCAATAACAATTAACTAACTCTCTCAAATACTAATATAAGTGAATACACAATGAACTCTGATTTTCTGCATTTTGtttgttgttgatttattttaattcatattagGTAAAGAAATAAAACTAGCTAGTAAAATCATGCTAAATAGGTTTAGATATTTTtgtccattttcttttctttttttttttaactctttATATAAACACCAATTGAATGATGAATCCATGCATGTGCTTGCAGATGAAGCTGGTACAGAGGCAAATGAAGTGGGTGAGGCCAAGTATGGATACGGTGGTGGTAACTATGGCCATGGTGGTGGTAACTATGGCCACGGCGGTGGAAGCTATGGCCATGGTGGCGGAGGATATGGCCACGGTGGCGGAGGATACGGCCACGGTGGCGGAGGATACGGTCACGGTGGAGGAGGACACGGAGGAGGAGGATATTGCCGTTACGGTTGCTGCGGCAGCGGATACGGTGGGCGGTGCAAGTGCTGCTCTTACGCCGGTGAAGCTGCTGAAGCTGAACCTCACAACTAAGCAAGTGTTTATTACATATTATGCTTCAataatatgtaataaataattattattattattatggcaTTTCAGTGAATAAATGAAGTTCGTGAGATAAGAGAGAGACATATACATGTAGTGAAAGAGAGAAATAGTAGATAGGACTAAAGgctatttttgtctttttccctAAATGCTAGATCGATCTTTCTGATGATCTTAGCTTGCCTTACTCTCTCCACCAGTGGAATGTTGAATGTATGTATATGCATCCTATGTTTCTGTCATAATGAAAATAGTAACCAAAGTTGTTCTCAACTACGTACATTTTGTCTATTACCATTTAGagataagtttttttttttaatatagatacagaataaaaatactaaacaatgtgaAAAAAGGATATATCGGAGGTTTAATTCTTTAGGTGTGCGAATAATTATCCcaatattaagatttaagtgAGTAATTTAAAAGatgtagtatatttttattttagggaATTACTTAGATAAAGACGTCTAAAATGTCTTTTTgtaaagatgtttttttttaattaaaatttaacatatataatcaattaaattatgttattattgTCAAAATTAAGCTAGACAAATTGATTTAATCGAAAAAATGGTAAATCAAATCTTAAActagtctaaattaatattatttttttataaaaaatgactacaatacctttattatagaaaatgattaaaataatatgatattgtagtcattttctataaaaaataatataaatttagacTCGTTCaagatttaatttatcatttttcgatcaaatcaatttatctagcctaatttttacaaaaataatacaatttaatcgattatatgtgttaaattttaattattaaaaaacatctttataaAAAGACGTTTTCAGCGTCTTTCTTTGAGTaactccttttattttattagaccaATTTTAAAGTtcattgttcacattatttacaaaaattattatctacctaataatttttttttacttcaaaATTGATGAAAAATGTTGAGAACGGTAGTCACGAACTAGGGTTCCGACTGTACCCTTCGCATTATTAGCGGAAGGATATTGCCATTTCctgctgcttttttttttttctccctttGGTCCACTATCAGCacctttctttccttttaactttcttttaaataattttattgaattgatTAATGTGAACGTGCTAGTGTGCTGCCGCCTACCGCAGTACTACCTAACTTCCATGGTTtgattattttcttaattatttgtacgaaataaataaaataaaataaataactattaataatttttttttcctagAGAACAAACGTGTTAGTTTCTATTTCTCAAATTAATTGttcattttactttttaaataattgtttatttcagaataaaagaatattagaattgcttttatttttttgaaaaaccatATTTACATCGATCGAAGCTGGTTGTTTACATCTTGGtgaagaaaatattatttcaattaaacaagaaattaaacgaCAATATTTGTTGCTTCCGAAACTTGAAAACTAATTTCCACACTTCAGGAGAATACTAGAATTTCagtaaagcaaaagaaaaaaaagaattatctTTGACCCGAAAAAACGCTGTTTTTTACTGTTTGTCCACCTTAAATCAATATCACTTTCAGATTTTCATCGTTTGAAGCTTAAAATTATAAGGTGTATTTGACAAATACGTTAGAATGAGAGAAGGATGTTTCAGCTTTTTAAACGCTTcaattttaatgttattttttttatcagtttaaatttttaaaatgaataattttataatgagAAATGTTAGGGAgacaataattttattgaacaatatgaacaacCACCAATTAAATAACAACACACTACacctttaaattaattttttaaattttaatattaaaataaccatccgtacactaataaaataaacatataatatatctattgtttacattgtttaatatttttattgtttacctatactttttcttttatgatatACTATCAATAAAATTGCTAAGTACTCTAGTTGGTGAT comes from the Arachis duranensis cultivar V14167 chromosome 7, aradu.V14167.gnm2.J7QH, whole genome shotgun sequence genome and includes:
- the LOC107496855 gene encoding cold and drought-regulated protein CORA encodes the protein MGSREAILMLGLLAIVLISSEVAARDLPEASLNKDEAGTEANEVGEAKYGYGGGNYGHGGGNYGHGGGSYGHGGGGYGHGGGGYGHGGGGYGHGGGGHGGGGYCRYGCCGSGYGGRCKCCSYAGEAAEAEPHN